In Diceros bicornis minor isolate mBicDic1 chromosome 23, mDicBic1.mat.cur, whole genome shotgun sequence, a single genomic region encodes these proteins:
- the SMIM28 gene encoding small integral membrane protein 28 produces MSKLEPGQEQAALPKPGQRVDSGGASADGNMRELLGSSWRKFGHGGRGTYKWLTSEPSLPLPETQLQGAQKISSSREDAEPFLCILLPATILLFLAFLLLLLVRHCKDPRPQAQVFSIDPPEHPPAAEGTDLLPGLPWSSEQDFPYSPLPGWGGPHSACLPPSYEEATRHAPGEDARDGVLQEEEGSPGLEELI; encoded by the exons ATGTCCAAGCTGGAGCCAGGCCAAGAACAAGCAGCACTGCCAAAACCTGGGCAGCGAGTGGACAGCGGGGGTGCCTCGGCGGATGGAAACATGCGGGAACTGCTGGGCAGCAGCTGGAGGAAGTTTGGACACGGCGGCCGGGGGACATACAAGTGGTTAACCAGTGAACCGAGCCTACCTCTCCCGGAAACCCAGCTGCAG GGCGCCCAGAAGATAAGTTCCAGCAGAGAAGACGCGGAGCCCTTCCTGTGCATCCTCCTTCCTGCCACCATCCTGCTCTTCCTGGCcttcctgctgcttctcctggTCCGACACTGCAAGGACCCCCGGCCCCAGGCGCAGGTTTTCAGCATCGACCCCCCAGAGCACCCACCGGCCGCAGAGGGGACTGACCTCCTGCCTGGCTTACCCTGGAGCAGTGAGCAGGACTTCCCGTACTCTCCCCTGCCCGGGTGGGGGGGCCCCCACTCTGCATGTTTACCGCCCTCCTATGAGGAGGCCACCAGGCATGCCCCTGGGGAGGATGCCCGGGATGGGGTCCTCCAGGAGGAAGAGGGCTCACCTGGACTGGAGGAActaatataa